One Rhodococcus sp. P1Y DNA window includes the following coding sequences:
- a CDS encoding GGDEF domain-containing protein yields MVIASASGALPLLFIAMVSPTFLKPGAFPLLSAIIAFTAITVLFAAKIGRLTDVQFAILGTGGMIGVAVSAYLIADPTGTRAVTSMLAVVPAIAASGSPGRVTAAVTSGSVLLATWLSVITLSESGLAVTFVAVGAAATTVLVPVVLIAALRRSLLAVNDRLSVLANTDPLTRLLNRRGMLSQVEALLDKACTSRGRVWAYVVDIDHFKAVNDSFGHAAGDQVLVTIAEALRHATDRTGSQEAIVSRIGGEEFLILTELQPRAPLEAAILERVRAECDVTVSVGSVTVDVRASLDPRLSFEAEHESPHVEHVIDTIMHAADNALYDAKSSGRDRSAHAGAVLVTWKARTAEERSEIAADLARRAMP; encoded by the coding sequence ATGGTCATCGCGAGCGCCTCTGGGGCGCTCCCGCTGCTCTTCATCGCAATGGTCTCACCCACGTTCTTGAAACCGGGAGCATTCCCGCTGCTTTCGGCAATCATCGCGTTCACTGCAATCACAGTGTTGTTCGCTGCAAAGATCGGTCGATTGACCGATGTTCAGTTCGCCATCCTCGGCACCGGCGGCATGATCGGCGTCGCGGTGTCCGCGTATCTGATCGCCGACCCCACCGGGACCCGGGCTGTTACATCGATGCTGGCCGTCGTGCCCGCGATCGCTGCCTCGGGGTCGCCCGGACGGGTGACGGCCGCGGTGACGTCGGGCTCGGTGCTTCTTGCGACGTGGTTGTCAGTCATTACCCTGTCCGAATCCGGGCTCGCCGTCACGTTCGTCGCAGTGGGTGCTGCAGCGACGACTGTCTTGGTTCCCGTCGTTCTGATCGCAGCGCTACGGCGTTCGTTGCTCGCGGTCAACGACCGCCTCAGCGTGCTCGCCAACACCGATCCGCTCACACGACTGCTCAACCGTCGCGGAATGCTGTCCCAGGTCGAGGCGCTTTTGGACAAGGCCTGCACCAGCCGAGGTCGGGTGTGGGCGTACGTCGTCGACATCGACCACTTCAAGGCCGTCAACGACAGCTTCGGTCATGCTGCGGGCGATCAGGTGTTGGTCACCATCGCCGAGGCCCTGCGACACGCAACCGACAGGACCGGTTCGCAGGAAGCGATCGTGTCCAGGATCGGCGGCGAGGAATTTCTCATTCTCACGGAACTACAACCGCGGGCCCCTCTCGAAGCAGCCATCCTCGAACGAGTACGGGCAGAATGCGACGTCACCGTCAGCGTCGGCTCGGTAACGGTCGACGTACGTGCCTCTCTCGATCCCCGCCTGAGCTTTGAAGCCGAGCACGAGAGTCCGCACGTTGAGCACGTCATCGACACGATCATGCATGCGGCCGACAACGCGCTCTACGATGCGAAATCCAGCGGCCGTGACAGATCAGCCCACGCCGGCGCTGTCCTGGTGACATGGAAAGCCCGCACCGCCGAGGAACGCAGCGAGATCGCCGCAGATCTTGCGCGCCGGGCGATGCCGTGA
- a CDS encoding YhjD/YihY/BrkB family envelope integrity protein: protein MSLAARLVVAAREAKNDLAGKDTALIAGGLTFYAAIAIVPLLLLTIRASSALWTREWVVDRFGDMAMLLPDTLGARTALAALVQAGVDLGPLGIIVSLFPATFYGEGLRRALTQFTPVEESFLGWRGRILVLPFGLLAPILLSILLLAAEGLERFTTGGGAGQLTLRVWLGFQCLWLVLAVPLGWVYGIVAPHRIRLLHLILGSLVASSIVSGFVWGFVLFLAIPVDIGAPFGGLDAIGGGIAIALWMFLLHVLVLVGWVVLYQFDRVSSSDGEERPSVARNR, encoded by the coding sequence ATGTCACTTGCGGCACGTCTGGTTGTCGCGGCCAGAGAAGCGAAGAACGACCTGGCGGGAAAAGACACAGCACTGATCGCCGGTGGGCTGACGTTCTACGCCGCGATCGCGATTGTTCCTTTGCTCCTACTCACGATCAGGGCGTCGAGTGCGCTGTGGACGCGGGAATGGGTCGTCGACCGTTTCGGTGACATGGCGATGCTGCTGCCCGACACGCTCGGTGCTCGCACCGCCTTGGCTGCACTCGTTCAGGCGGGAGTCGATCTGGGTCCCCTGGGAATCATCGTCTCGCTTTTCCCCGCGACGTTCTACGGAGAAGGTCTGCGGCGCGCACTGACCCAGTTCACTCCGGTGGAGGAATCGTTTCTCGGCTGGCGGGGGCGCATCTTGGTGCTCCCGTTCGGCTTGCTCGCGCCGATACTTCTGTCGATACTGCTCCTGGCGGCAGAGGGATTGGAACGGTTCACCACTGGGGGAGGCGCCGGCCAACTGACGCTGAGGGTCTGGCTCGGATTCCAGTGCTTGTGGTTGGTCCTGGCGGTTCCGCTCGGATGGGTCTACGGGATCGTTGCGCCGCACAGAATCCGGTTGCTGCACCTGATTCTCGGTTCGCTGGTCGCGTCATCGATTGTGTCGGGATTCGTGTGGGGCTTTGTGCTCTTCCTTGCGATACCGGTCGACATCGGCGCGCCCTTCGGGGGTCTGGACGCCATCGGCGGTGGGATTGCCATCGCGCTGTGGATGTTCCTTCTGCACGTACTCGTCCTGGTGGGGTGGGTGGTGCTGTACCAATTCGACCGCGTCAGCTCAAGCGACGGCGAAGAACGGCCATCAGTTGCACGAAACCGATGA
- a CDS encoding CDP-alcohol phosphatidyltransferase family protein produces MLDRQGYFANWSALHSNIDPGSVRFVAPWLRVMYAASRPLVARGVSPHSVTAAGVVMAAAAVAASAAGAHWPLLAAGVIALSALLDGVDGAVAVVGRSESRWGYVLDTVADRCSELLFLGCAFVLGAPVPLLIAIGASTLLQESARARAVAAGLDDVGVLTVWERPSRVVTALVLTIGCGLVPSSSAFVALMSSIVGVTLALIGFVQLMAVLRRRLS; encoded by the coding sequence ATGCTCGACCGGCAGGGATATTTCGCCAACTGGTCTGCGCTGCACAGCAATATCGACCCAGGCTCCGTCAGGTTCGTCGCACCGTGGCTCCGAGTCATGTATGCGGCGAGCCGCCCGCTGGTCGCTCGTGGCGTTTCACCGCACAGCGTGACGGCGGCTGGAGTCGTCATGGCCGCAGCCGCCGTCGCAGCGTCGGCTGCCGGTGCACACTGGCCCCTGCTCGCTGCAGGCGTCATCGCGCTGTCGGCGCTTCTCGACGGTGTCGACGGCGCGGTTGCGGTGGTGGGCCGATCCGAATCGCGCTGGGGCTACGTGCTCGACACCGTCGCCGACCGATGCAGCGAGTTGCTGTTTCTCGGCTGCGCATTCGTGCTCGGCGCGCCGGTACCTCTGCTCATCGCGATCGGAGCGTCGACGCTCCTACAAGAATCTGCCAGAGCTCGGGCCGTGGCCGCTGGACTCGACGACGTAGGTGTGCTGACCGTATGGGAGCGCCCGTCACGAGTGGTGACGGCGTTGGTTCTCACCATCGGCTGTGGTTTGGTGCCGAGTTCGAGTGCTTTCGTCGCCCTCATGTCGAGCATCGTCGGGGTGACGCTTGCGCTCATCGGTTTCGTGCAACTGATGGCCGTTCTTCGCCGTCGCTTGAGCTGA
- a CDS encoding HAD family hydrolase: MTAILFGSISTLADTSELQRRSFNDAFAQHDLSWNWSREDYASMLGSNGGADRIATFAASQGQEVDSAAVHSTKSEIFRKLLSTEGIEPRPGVLETVASAREHGLKLGLVTTTSPENVSALLDSFEKLSADAFDIVVDKTQVSGVKPDPEAYRFAVDGLGESAEHCIAIEDNVGGLESAAAASIACVAFPNSNTTGGDFSAAVGTVDRLDPDQLRNWAEGRR; this comes from the coding sequence ATGACCGCAATTCTTTTCGGATCCATCAGCACCCTTGCCGACACGTCCGAGCTTCAGCGGCGTTCGTTCAACGACGCCTTCGCACAGCACGATCTGAGCTGGAACTGGTCCCGCGAGGACTACGCCTCGATGCTGGGCAGCAACGGCGGGGCTGACCGAATCGCCACCTTCGCCGCATCGCAGGGTCAGGAAGTCGACTCTGCCGCAGTACATTCCACCAAGTCCGAGATCTTTCGAAAACTACTGTCCACCGAGGGGATCGAGCCGAGGCCCGGGGTACTCGAAACCGTGGCGAGTGCACGCGAGCACGGACTCAAGCTGGGACTGGTGACCACCACGTCACCCGAGAACGTCTCGGCCCTCCTGGACTCGTTCGAAAAACTCAGCGCAGATGCCTTCGACATAGTGGTCGACAAGACGCAGGTCAGCGGAGTCAAGCCCGACCCGGAGGCGTACCGCTTCGCCGTCGACGGACTCGGGGAGAGCGCGGAGCACTGCATCGCCATCGAGGACAACGTCGGCGGACTCGAATCCGCTGCGGCTGCATCCATCGCGTGCGTCGCATTTCCGAACTCCAACACCACCGGTGGAGACTTTTCTGCGGCAGTTGGAACGGTCGACCGTCTGGATCCCGACCAGCTCCGCAACTGGGCGGAGGGCCGACGATGA
- a CDS encoding sedoheptulose 7-phosphate cyclase, protein MSEMEATVTATERAFHVEGYERIEYDLVYVDGVFDPANTELADSYTPYGRALMVVDETVYGLYRDRIHAYFDHHSIDLTVVPVKIAETAKSLETFEQIVGRFDEFGLVRTEPVLVVGGGLTTDVAGFACASYRRNTPYIRIPTTLIGLIDASVSIKVAVNYGKHKNRLGAYHASQKVLLDFSFLGTLPEDQIRNGMAELIKISVVGNAEIFDMLDEHGVELLSTRFGHRGGSAEVRAIADKLTYKAIETMLELEAPNLHEIQLDRVIAFGHTWSPTLELTPPAPFFHGHAINIDMALSTTLAEERGLITTQDRDRVLGTMNRLGLALDSEYLTPELLAEATTSILRTRDGILRAAVPDPIGACRFLNDITVDELADILTLHKKVCVDFERGGAGVEMFTGGVDA, encoded by the coding sequence ATGAGTGAGATGGAAGCCACGGTCACCGCCACAGAGCGCGCATTCCACGTCGAGGGGTACGAGCGGATCGAGTACGACCTCGTCTACGTCGACGGGGTGTTCGACCCTGCCAACACCGAACTTGCCGACAGCTACACGCCGTACGGCAGGGCTCTGATGGTCGTGGACGAGACGGTGTACGGCCTGTACCGCGATCGTATCCACGCCTATTTCGATCACCACTCGATCGATCTCACAGTCGTCCCCGTGAAGATTGCGGAGACCGCGAAGTCGCTGGAGACATTCGAGCAGATCGTCGGCCGGTTCGACGAGTTCGGTCTGGTACGAACCGAGCCGGTCTTGGTGGTGGGCGGTGGATTGACCACCGACGTGGCGGGTTTCGCGTGCGCGAGCTATCGACGCAATACCCCCTACATCCGTATCCCGACCACCCTGATCGGGCTGATCGACGCCAGTGTCTCCATCAAGGTCGCGGTCAACTACGGAAAGCACAAGAACCGCCTCGGCGCGTATCACGCGTCGCAAAAGGTGCTGCTCGACTTCTCTTTCCTCGGAACGCTTCCCGAGGATCAGATCCGCAACGGGATGGCTGAGCTCATCAAGATCTCGGTTGTCGGAAACGCCGAGATCTTCGATATGCTCGACGAGCACGGCGTCGAACTTCTCAGCACACGATTCGGGCATCGAGGCGGATCCGCCGAAGTCCGCGCCATCGCGGACAAGCTCACCTACAAGGCCATCGAGACGATGCTCGAACTCGAAGCGCCCAACCTTCACGAAATCCAGCTCGACCGCGTCATCGCGTTCGGCCACACATGGAGTCCGACACTCGAACTCACCCCGCCCGCACCGTTTTTCCACGGTCACGCGATCAACATCGACATGGCTCTGTCGACGACCTTGGCCGAGGAACGTGGCCTGATCACTACCCAGGATCGCGACCGAGTACTCGGTACGATGAATCGACTGGGACTAGCCCTCGACAGCGAGTACCTCACTCCGGAGTTGCTCGCAGAGGCGACGACGTCCATCCTCAGAACACGAGACGGAATCCTGCGTGCAGCGGTTCCCGATCCCATCGGCGCGTGCCGCTTCCTCAACGACATCACTGTCGACGAACTGGCCGACATCTTGACGTTGCACAAAAAGGTATGTGTCGACTTCGAGCGTGGCGGAGCAGGAGTGGAGATGTTCACCGGCGGCGTCGATGCCTGA
- a CDS encoding O-methyltransferase, with product MPDVRARTPRSVTPTTILASELAQLVRAHDEGRVDEEFRSRLRRASDLAAGLDPYLDRCTTDESLALSELSRRTREINWEARGLVAGSGPLEQEMLSGHVEGQVLKFLVHMTRAERVLEIGMFTGYSALAMAEAVPPHGTVVACEVDAFVADFARECFAASPAGHKITVQVGPAAGTLERLAEAGSVFDLVFIDADKTGYLDYYRRLLDSGLLAPDAVIAVDNTLMQGAPYASEAGRTPNGDAIEKFNRFVAADPRVEQVLLPVRDGVTLIRRVNP from the coding sequence ATGCCTGACGTGCGGGCTCGGACGCCGCGGTCGGTGACACCGACAACGATCCTGGCGTCCGAGCTCGCTCAGTTGGTGCGTGCACATGACGAGGGTCGGGTGGACGAGGAGTTCCGGTCGAGGCTGAGGCGAGCGAGTGACCTCGCCGCAGGCCTCGATCCGTACCTCGATCGATGCACCACCGACGAATCTCTCGCGCTGTCCGAACTGTCCCGGAGGACCCGCGAAATCAACTGGGAGGCCCGAGGGCTCGTAGCGGGGTCGGGTCCGTTGGAACAAGAGATGCTGTCCGGGCACGTCGAGGGCCAGGTGCTCAAGTTTCTCGTGCACATGACCCGCGCCGAACGCGTTCTGGAAATCGGAATGTTCACCGGCTACTCGGCTCTGGCGATGGCTGAGGCGGTGCCACCGCACGGGACGGTGGTCGCCTGCGAGGTGGATGCGTTCGTTGCGGACTTCGCGCGTGAATGCTTCGCAGCTTCGCCCGCAGGTCACAAGATCACAGTCCAGGTCGGGCCGGCTGCCGGCACTCTCGAACGGCTGGCCGAAGCTGGATCGGTGTTCGATCTCGTGTTCATCGATGCGGACAAGACCGGGTACTTGGATTACTACCGCCGTCTCTTGGACAGCGGGTTGCTTGCGCCGGACGCCGTGATCGCAGTGGACAACACGCTTATGCAGGGTGCGCCCTATGCCAGCGAAGCGGGCAGGACGCCGAACGGCGACGCCATCGAAAAATTCAATCGATTCGTCGCCGCCGATCCGCGGGTCGAACAGGTACTTCTGCCAGTGCGTGACGGGGTGACGCTCATTCGTCGGGTGAACCCATGA